One part of the bacterium genome encodes these proteins:
- the glyA gene encoding serine hydroxymethyltransferase, with product MTILKEYDPQIFDSIQGELDRQEYKLEMIASENFVSKAVLEAAGSVMTNKYAEGYPGRRYYGGCEFVDRAENLALERVKKLFGAEYANVQPHSGSQANMAVYFSFLKPGDKVMGMNLSHGGHLTHGSPVNFSGQLYNFVAYGVDPKTGRIDYDQCMDLAKKEKPKMITVGASAYSRNIDYRKFREIADACGAFLFADIAHPAGLIAKKLLDDPIPHCHVVTSTTHKTLRGPRGGLILIGKDFDNPFGQVAPKSGRVKKMSELIDSMVIPGIQGGPLMHIIAAKAVAFKEALEPTFGAYAQQIIKNAQALAEALLAKDYKIISGGTDNHLILIDLRNKGITGKDAQHVLEEAGITTNKNSVPFDDQSPLITSGVRIGTPALTTRGFKENELRQIAGWIDQALSKPQDSALHKKIQGEIKELCLKFPLYR from the coding sequence GTGACCATCCTCAAGGAATACGACCCCCAAATCTTCGACTCGATCCAAGGCGAGCTCGACCGGCAGGAATACAAGCTGGAGATGATCGCCTCCGAGAACTTCGTCTCCAAAGCGGTTCTGGAGGCGGCCGGCTCGGTCATGACCAACAAATACGCCGAGGGCTATCCCGGTCGCCGCTACTACGGCGGTTGCGAGTTCGTCGATCGGGCTGAAAACCTGGCGCTGGAAAGGGTCAAGAAGCTCTTCGGCGCCGAATACGCCAACGTCCAGCCCCATTCCGGCTCCCAGGCCAACATGGCGGTCTATTTCAGCTTCCTCAAGCCCGGCGACAAGGTCATGGGCATGAACCTTTCTCATGGCGGCCATCTCACCCACGGCTCACCGGTCAATTTCTCGGGTCAGCTTTACAATTTCGTCGCCTATGGGGTCGATCCCAAGACCGGCCGCATCGATTACGACCAGTGCATGGACCTGGCCAAGAAGGAAAAGCCGAAGATGATCACCGTCGGCGCCTCGGCCTATTCACGGAACATCGACTACAGGAAGTTCCGCGAGATCGCCGACGCCTGCGGCGCTTTCCTCTTCGCCGACATCGCCCATCCGGCCGGCCTGATCGCCAAGAAGCTGCTCGACGATCCGATCCCGCATTGCCACGTCGTGACCTCGACGACCCACAAGACGCTGCGGGGACCGCGGGGCGGGCTCATTTTGATCGGCAAGGACTTCGACAATCCCTTCGGCCAAGTCGCTCCCAAGTCGGGCCGGGTCAAGAAGATGAGCGAGCTGATCGACTCGATGGTGATCCCGGGGATCCAGGGCGGGCCGCTGATGCACATCATCGCGGCCAAGGCCGTGGCTTTCAAAGAGGCGCTGGAGCCGACTTTCGGAGCCTATGCCCAGCAGATCATCAAAAACGCCCAGGCCCTGGCCGAGGCCCTCTTGGCCAAGGACTACAAGATCATCTCCGGCGGCACCGACAACCACCTGATCCTCATCGACCTCCGGAACAAAGGCATCACCGGCAAGGACGCCCAGCACGTCTTGGAAGAGGCCGGCATTACGACCAACAAGAATTCGGTGCCTTTCGACGACCAGTCGCCGCTGATCACCAGCGGCGTCCGGATCGGGACGCCGGCGCTCACCACCCGCGGCTTCAAGGAAAACGAGCTGCGCCAGATCGCGGGCTGGATCGACCAGGCCCTTTCGAAGCCGCAGGACTCGGCTTTGCATAAGAAGATCCAGGGCGAGATCAAAGAGCTTTGCTTGAAGTTTCCTTTGTACCGGTAA
- the rpiB gene encoding ribose 5-phosphate isomerase B encodes MKLVIASDHGGFHLKQSILKLLDSRKISYVDLGVASEDSVDYPDYAAKVAESLAKHEVDGGILVCGTGIGMAITANKYKGVRAAVVTDPFTAQMSKEHNDANVIALGGRVLDDAKAAAAVQAWLDAKFQAGRHQRRLEKIAEIENKNFK; translated from the coding sequence ATGAAACTCGTGATCGCCTCCGACCATGGGGGCTTCCATCTCAAGCAATCCATCCTCAAGCTTCTCGATTCACGAAAAATTTCCTACGTCGACTTGGGCGTTGCCTCCGAGGACTCGGTCGATTACCCCGATTATGCCGCCAAGGTCGCCGAGAGCCTGGCCAAGCACGAGGTCGACGGCGGCATCCTGGTCTGCGGCACCGGCATCGGCATGGCGATTACCGCCAATAAATACAAGGGAGTAAGGGCGGCGGTGGTGACCGACCCTTTCACCGCCCAGATGAGCAAGGAGCACAACGACGCCAACGTCATCGCGCTGGGCGGTCGGGTGCTCGACGACGCCAAAGCGGCGGCGGCCGTCCAAGCCTGGCTGGACGCGAAATTCCAGGCCGGCCGTCATCAACGGCGCCTTGAAAAGATCGCCGAAATCGAGAATAAGAATTTTAAATAG
- the acpP gene encoding acyl carrier protein: protein MSLDKKIKQIIAEQLGLNEDEVADGASLLDDLGADSLDIVELVMAMEEEFEMEIPDEDAEKIVTVKDVIDYVKRRSQES, encoded by the coding sequence ATGTCCCTGGACAAGAAAATCAAGCAGATCATCGCCGAGCAATTGGGACTGAACGAGGACGAGGTCGCCGACGGCGCCTCTTTGCTCGACGATCTCGGCGCCGACTCGCTCGATATCGTCGAGCTGGTCATGGCGATGGAAGAAGAATTCGAAATGGAGATCCCCGACGAGGACGCCGAGAAGATCGTCACGGTCAAGGACGTCATCGACTACGTGAAGCGGCGGTCTCAAGAAAGCTGA
- the rpmF gene encoding 50S ribosomal protein L32 — MPVPKRRKSKSRRDMRRATHKLTAVNPSGCPRCGAPRLPHRVCIHCGFYKNVDVLRLEENI; from the coding sequence ATGCCAGTACCTAAACGAAGAAAGTCCAAGTCCCGCCGCGACATGCGCCGCGCCACTCACAAACTGACGGCGGTCAATCCCTCGGGTTGCCCGCGCTGCGGAGCGCCTCGCCTTCCGCACCGAGTTTGCATTCATTGTGGCTTTTACAAGAACGTCGACGTCTTGAGGCTCGAAGAAAATATCTAA